In one window of Campylobacter coli DNA:
- a CDS encoding ABC transporter substrate-binding protein encodes MKKIFLILTLSLNIFALQLDEISGTMQKNINKSLQLLQNNKEDKKQAADGIFLIFDHIIDYKLMAQLSLSKDYSKLNPKEQEKFTSAFEASLKKSFTDKLNLYKDQVLMVKNGELKNAKRYFLTSSMIVDGEEKNIIFKFYNNNNDWLIYDIDVLGVSIVQTYRSQFGDILANQDFDTLLQKLENITIE; translated from the coding sequence ATGAAAAAAATATTTTTAATTTTAACTTTATCTTTAAATATTTTTGCCTTACAATTAGATGAAATTTCAGGCACTATGCAAAAAAATATCAATAAAAGCTTGCAACTTCTACAAAACAATAAAGAAGATAAAAAACAAGCTGCTGATGGAATTTTTCTAATTTTTGATCATATAATTGATTATAAACTCATGGCTCAACTGAGTCTTTCTAAAGATTATTCTAAATTAAATCCTAAAGAACAAGAAAAATTTACTAGTGCTTTTGAAGCAAGTCTTAAAAAAAGCTTTACCGATAAACTCAATCTTTATAAAGATCAAGTTTTAATGGTAAAAAATGGAGAATTAAAAAATGCAAAACGATATTTTTTAACCTCTTCAATGATAGTAGATGGAGAGGAAAAAAATATCATCTTTAAATTTTATAACAACAATAATGACTGGCTTATTTATGATATCGATGTTTTGGGTGTGAGTATAGTTCAAACCTATAGATCTCAATTTGGAGATATTTTAGCAAACCAAGATTTTGATACCCTGCTTCAAAAACTTGAGAATATAACTATAGAATAA
- a CDS encoding VacJ family lipoprotein yields the protein MRLKLISCILLFSTIFAFANELDLNDFEEEYQSYKVNDPLSGYNKAMTSFNVTLYDYGFRPILKGYNAITPEFIRTGVRNFFDNLFAPLRFVGNVLQFKFEEAGEEFKRFSANTIMGFGGIMDPASKMGLKKHPADLGTVLAHWGVGSGFHIVLPVLGPSNLRDMLTLPATWYASPTAYIDPTWASIAISAYGFGNELSFRLDEIDEIYYNTPNLYPFIRDAYEQRRNELSK from the coding sequence TTGAGATTAAAATTAATATCTTGTATTTTACTCTTTAGCACGATCTTTGCTTTTGCAAATGAGCTTGATTTAAATGATTTTGAAGAAGAATATCAAAGCTATAAAGTAAATGACCCGCTTTCTGGCTATAATAAAGCAATGACAAGCTTTAATGTAACCTTGTATGATTATGGTTTTCGCCCTATTCTTAAAGGCTACAATGCCATCACTCCTGAATTTATTCGCACGGGCGTAAGAAATTTTTTTGATAATTTATTTGCACCCCTACGCTTTGTAGGCAATGTCTTGCAATTTAAATTTGAAGAAGCAGGAGAAGAATTTAAAAGATTTAGTGCTAATACCATTATGGGTTTTGGTGGGATTATGGATCCTGCAAGCAAAATGGGACTTAAAAAACATCCTGCTGATTTAGGAACTGTTTTGGCACATTGGGGAGTAGGAAGTGGTTTTCATATCGTTTTACCCGTACTTGGACCTAGCAATCTAAGAGATATGCTAACCTTACCTGCAACTTGGTATGCAAGCCCAACAGCTTATATCGATCCTACTTGGGCAAGCATAGCTATAAGCGCCTATGGTTTTGGAAATGAACTTAGTTTTAGGCTTGATGAGATTGACGAAATTTATTATAATACTCCTAATTTATATCCATTTATACGCGATGCTTACGAGCAAAGACGCAATGAACTTAGCAAATAA
- a CDS encoding phosphoribosyltransferase has translation MIFYSYEEFKEDVRILAKEIKEDFNPDALLAIARGGMSLGHSLAVALQTRNLFALNSIHYDDTKKLDTIEIFNIPDLSKHKKILLIDDIVDSGESLAEIKKVLLEKFPHIELKIATIFYKKTALLEPDFKIKEAKEWVEFYWDIHID, from the coding sequence ATGATTTTTTATTCTTATGAAGAATTTAAAGAAGATGTTAGAATTTTAGCTAAAGAAATCAAAGAAGATTTCAATCCTGATGCACTTTTAGCCATAGCAAGAGGAGGGATGAGCCTAGGACATTCTTTAGCAGTTGCTCTTCAAACACGCAATCTTTTTGCTCTAAATTCCATCCACTATGATGATACAAAAAAACTTGATACTATTGAGATTTTTAACATTCCTGATCTTAGCAAACATAAAAAAATTCTACTCATTGATGATATTGTGGATAGTGGGGAAAGTTTAGCTGAAATTAAAAAAGTTTTGCTTGAAAAATTTCCACATATCGAACTTAAAATTGCTACGATTTTTTATAAAAAAACCGCTCTTTTAGAGCCTGATTTTAAGATTAAAGAGGCTAAAGAATGGGTTGAATTTTACTGGGATATTCACATTGATTAA
- a CDS encoding NCS2 family permease, translating into MDFFKLKENGTNVRTEVVAGLTTFLAMVYIIPVNSSIVGNTGMPIEALITATALITIVATAFNAFFANTPVAMSVGMGLNAYFTFAVCLGQKIPWQSALGAVFISSVIFLILSFTSFRLWVIRNIPKDLRLAICAGIGCFIAFLGLSQMGIISSNKDTLVSIGNFKNPHVLFGIFTLILIIFFWAIKLRGAFILGVLISSIIAWIFGIDNASFPEQIFSLPNFSNENGLGAIFLELDIKSALNIAMIPIILTFFITQLFDSIGTITGIGERGKIFDDAKNGEKKLGKTLMADATGSALGALGGTSTVTAFVESTTGVESGGRTGLTALVVAICFAFTLFLLPLFKAIPANAIYPVLVMVGILMFMEVKNIDFKDSAIAVASFFTIIMMPFAYSITTGFAFGFLSYLLVRIFKREWDKINLGIIVLSLISLGNFLLIALQ; encoded by the coding sequence ATGGATTTTTTTAAACTCAAAGAAAATGGTACCAATGTTCGAACTGAAGTTGTAGCGGGGCTAACAACCTTTTTAGCTATGGTTTATATCATTCCTGTAAATTCAAGCATAGTAGGTAATACAGGTATGCCTATAGAAGCTTTAATTACCGCAACTGCTTTAATCACCATTGTCGCGACTGCTTTTAATGCCTTTTTTGCTAATACTCCAGTAGCCATGAGTGTTGGAATGGGTTTAAATGCTTATTTTACTTTTGCAGTTTGCTTGGGACAAAAAATACCATGGCAAAGTGCCTTAGGAGCAGTGTTTATCTCAAGTGTTATTTTTCTAATTCTTTCTTTTACATCCTTTCGTCTTTGGGTTATACGCAATATACCTAAAGATTTACGCTTAGCCATTTGCGCAGGGATTGGATGTTTTATCGCTTTTTTAGGTTTAAGCCAAATGGGCATTATAAGCTCTAATAAAGATACTTTAGTCAGTATAGGAAATTTTAAAAATCCCCATGTACTTTTTGGAATTTTTACTCTAATTTTAATTATATTTTTTTGGGCTATAAAACTAAGAGGAGCTTTTATTTTAGGTGTTTTAATAAGCTCTATTATAGCTTGGATTTTTGGGATTGATAATGCAAGCTTTCCTGAGCAAATCTTTTCCTTGCCTAATTTTAGTAATGAAAATGGCCTAGGAGCTATTTTTTTAGAACTTGATATCAAAAGTGCTTTAAATATCGCTATGATACCTATTATCCTTACTTTTTTTATCACTCAACTTTTTGATAGCATAGGCACTATTACAGGCATAGGCGAAAGGGGTAAAATTTTTGATGATGCAAAAAATGGAGAGAAAAAATTAGGCAAAACTCTCATGGCAGATGCTACAGGATCAGCCCTAGGTGCCTTAGGCGGAACTTCAACTGTGACTGCTTTTGTAGAAAGCACAACAGGGGTTGAAAGTGGAGGTAGAACAGGACTTACTGCTTTAGTTGTAGCTATTTGCTTTGCTTTTACACTTTTTTTGCTTCCACTTTTTAAAGCCATTCCTGCAAATGCCATATACCCTGTGCTTGTAATGGTGGGAATTTTAATGTTTATGGAAGTTAAAAATATAGATTTTAAAGACAGTGCTATTGCAGTAGCTAGTTTTTTTACCATCATTATGATGCCTTTTGCTTATTCGATTACCACGGGTTTTGCTTTTGGTTTTCTTTCTTATTTATTGGTTCGAATTTTTAAGAGAGAATGGGATAAGATTAATCTTGGCATTATAGTTTTAAGCTTAATTTCCTTAGGAAATTTCTTACTCATTGCTTTACAATAA
- the mqnE gene encoding aminofutalosine synthase MqnE, with product MKNLLEKLENEERLNENEANALWDLDLFTLAKFAHKKRTKLHGKKVYFNINRHINPTNICADTCKFCAFSAHRKNPNPYLMSHEEIMKIVDDTITRGTKEVHIVSAHNKDTSWQWYLEIFKMIKEKYPQMHIKAMTAAEIDFLHRRFKMSYEEVIEKMLEYGVDSMPGGGAEIFDEEIRKKICHGKVSSENWLKIHKLWHDKGRQSNATMLFGHIEERHHRIDHMLRLRALQDESGGFNAFIPLVWQRDNSYIQTDKIMDSEEILKTIAISRLVLDNIKNIKAYWATMTLNLAMVAQEFGANDLDGTIEKESIQSAGGAKSAKGTNLKTFIEMIKTANLTPVERDSLYNELQTY from the coding sequence ATGAAAAATCTACTTGAAAAACTAGAAAATGAAGAAAGATTAAACGAAAATGAGGCAAATGCTCTATGGGATTTAGATCTTTTTACCTTAGCTAAATTTGCTCACAAAAAACGCACTAAGCTTCATGGAAAAAAGGTGTATTTTAATATAAATCGTCATATAAATCCTACAAATATTTGTGCGGATACATGCAAATTTTGCGCCTTTTCGGCACACCGAAAAAATCCAAATCCTTATCTTATGAGTCATGAAGAAATTATGAAAATAGTTGATGATACTATCACTCGTGGCACTAAAGAAGTGCATATTGTTTCAGCACACAATAAAGACACAAGTTGGCAGTGGTATTTAGAAATTTTTAAAATGATTAAAGAAAAATACCCCCAAATGCATATAAAAGCCATGACAGCAGCAGAAATTGACTTTTTACATCGCCGTTTTAAAATGAGCTATGAAGAAGTGATAGAAAAAATGCTTGAATATGGCGTGGATTCTATGCCTGGAGGTGGAGCAGAAATTTTTGATGAAGAAATACGCAAAAAAATCTGTCATGGAAAAGTAAGCAGTGAAAATTGGCTCAAAATTCACAAACTTTGGCATGATAAAGGCAGACAAAGCAATGCTACTATGCTTTTTGGACATATCGAAGAAAGGCACCATAGGATCGATCATATGTTAAGACTTCGTGCTTTACAAGATGAAAGTGGAGGTTTTAACGCATTTATTCCTTTGGTTTGGCAAAGAGATAATAGCTATATACAAACAGATAAGATTATGGACAGTGAAGAAATTTTAAAAACCATAGCTATTTCTCGTTTGGTGCTTGATAATATCAAAAATATTAAAGCTTACTGGGCGACTATGACTTTAAATTTAGCTATGGTTGCGCAAGAATTTGGCGCAAACGATCTAGATGGCACCATAGAAAAAGAAAGTATACAAAGCGCAGGAGGAGCAAAATCTGCTAAGGGTACTAACCTAAAAACCTTTATCGAAATGATAAAAACAGCAAATTTAACTCCTGTAGAACGCGATAGTTTATATAATGAACTACAAACCTACTAA
- a CDS encoding nucleotidyltransferase — MLNKELELFKKNLNTYAQNYRKFFLKQGSFSLYHSKNMDNFLKQTYDIVLKECFENFLPASDNIPFCVLASKGYAKNNLCANESISLIFVYKDIKAYHLKPMIKAFIEILNDVHLQIDYVVLELNGLYNASNELKTTIIGARFICGSKILFKSVKEKFDSILHANKNEFAQILLANFKDFNLPFIKQEFNIKKDFGGLDHLRALESLLILFKNSPKNYALNFIDEKNLSELRLAADFLLSLKSAINLQSNKDQDEFLFSNIHEIAELMYRKGKKNLDAEKILVQKALQSMHTIGFYTHFLAYKIQNELQNLTQKQYQFKNLAEALTFLLDLEDQDIVFDLDLVFALKNLSYGKKDLEKALALFEKIFFKRHSFCILKLLLDSGILKELCKPFGMVRFLSDEEGDYSFDEQAFLLLKEFEKYEDELESLKNLNADEKMILKLVILLSAINNENEISLASIYRAYCVKFNLKNDIFELGLRIFKNHNALKELAEKEDVYNPIIICALLSKVENLKTLELLHTLTWLKAKALNRNPFFYKVIDRILENAKQGFDDENLLDETARRVKKELTLKRTKLFLDQNAILQDKITHIKSNLFIIKNTFEDIVEIARFAKENDFKFWFSNSTNLSLQIVAFKDFKIEIVLTALANLNLVFMNLFELFDDKIYLRFEYDNIITDEQKIKLCELLNSNLSGFSSKKIKKPIIKKDELKLDLNYSKIYAKLSLNTKDQQGLMAYMMNIFNELGLVLSAAKIQTIRQRTRNTFIFQKNDNLEKNEEKLLNSLISE, encoded by the coding sequence TTGTTAAATAAAGAATTAGAACTTTTTAAGAAAAATCTCAATACTTATGCACAAAACTATAGAAAATTTTTTTTAAAACAAGGATCATTTAGTCTTTATCATTCGAAAAATATGGATAATTTTTTAAAGCAAACTTATGATATAGTATTAAAAGAATGTTTTGAAAATTTTTTGCCTGCAAGCGATAATATACCTTTTTGTGTTTTGGCAAGTAAAGGATATGCAAAAAATAATCTTTGTGCAAATGAAAGCATTTCTTTAATTTTTGTTTATAAGGATATCAAAGCTTATCATTTAAAACCTATGATTAAAGCTTTTATAGAAATATTAAATGATGTGCATTTGCAAATTGATTATGTGGTTTTAGAGCTAAATGGGCTTTATAATGCCAGTAATGAACTTAAAACAACCATAATAGGTGCTCGATTTATATGTGGATCTAAAATTTTATTTAAATCAGTCAAGGAAAAATTTGATAGCATACTTCATGCAAATAAAAACGAATTTGCCCAAATTTTACTTGCAAATTTTAAAGATTTTAACCTTCCTTTTATCAAGCAAGAATTTAACATAAAAAAAGATTTTGGAGGCTTAGATCACTTACGAGCCTTGGAAAGTTTGTTGATTCTTTTTAAAAACTCCCCTAAAAATTATGCTTTAAATTTTATAGATGAAAAAAATTTAAGCGAGTTGCGCTTAGCGGCTGATTTTTTATTGTCCTTAAAATCTGCTATAAATTTGCAAAGTAATAAAGATCAAGATGAATTTTTATTTAGCAATATTCACGAGATTGCAGAATTGATGTATAGAAAGGGCAAGAAAAATCTAGATGCTGAAAAAATCTTAGTGCAAAAAGCCTTGCAAAGTATGCATACCATAGGTTTTTATACTCATTTTTTAGCTTATAAAATCCAAAATGAATTGCAAAATCTTACGCAAAAACAATACCAATTTAAAAATTTAGCAGAAGCATTGACTTTTTTGTTGGATTTAGAAGATCAAGATATTGTCTTTGATTTAGATTTGGTTTTTGCTCTTAAAAATTTAAGTTATGGAAAAAAGGATTTAGAGAAAGCTTTAGCTCTTTTTGAAAAAATATTTTTTAAAAGACATAGTTTTTGCATCTTAAAACTTTTGCTTGATAGTGGAATTTTAAAAGAATTATGTAAGCCTTTTGGTATGGTGCGTTTTTTAAGCGATGAGGAGGGGGATTATAGTTTTGATGAGCAAGCATTTTTGCTTTTAAAAGAATTTGAAAAATACGAAGACGAGCTTGAGAGTTTGAAAAATTTAAATGCAGATGAGAAAATGATTTTAAAGTTAGTTATACTTTTAAGTGCTATTAATAATGAAAATGAAATTTCTTTAGCAAGTATATATAGAGCTTATTGTGTTAAATTTAATTTAAAAAATGATATTTTTGAACTTGGGCTTAGAATTTTTAAAAATCACAATGCCTTAAAAGAGCTTGCTGAAAAAGAAGATGTTTATAATCCTATCATTATATGTGCTTTGCTTTCTAAGGTTGAAAATTTAAAAACCTTAGAGCTCTTGCATACTCTTACTTGGTTAAAAGCAAAAGCTTTAAATCGTAATCCATTTTTTTATAAGGTTATAGATAGAATTTTAGAAAATGCCAAACAAGGTTTTGATGATGAAAATTTACTCGATGAAACTGCAAGGCGCGTAAAAAAAGAATTAACACTTAAGAGAACAAAGCTTTTCTTAGATCAAAATGCCATTTTACAGGATAAAATCACTCATATAAAATCCAATCTTTTTATCATTAAAAATACTTTTGAAGATATTGTTGAAATTGCACGATTTGCAAAGGAAAATGATTTTAAATTTTGGTTTAGCAATAGTACAAATTTAAGCCTTCAAATCGTTGCTTTTAAGGATTTTAAAATAGAAATTGTTTTAACTGCTTTAGCAAATTTAAATTTGGTTTTTATGAATTTGTTTGAGTTATTTGATGATAAAATTTATTTAAGATTTGAGTATGATAATATCATTACAGACGAGCAAAAAATCAAACTTTGCGAACTTTTAAATTCAAATTTAAGCGGTTTTTCTTCAAAAAAGATCAAAAAGCCAATCATTAAAAAAGATGAGTTAAAATTGGATTTAAATTATTCTAAAATCTATGCAAAACTTAGCTTGAATACAAAAGATCAACAAGGTTTAATGGCATATATGATGAATATTTTTAACGAGTTGGGTTTGGTTTTATCTGCAGCAAAAATTCAAACCATACGCCAAAGAACGCGTAATACCTTTATTTTTCAAAAAAATGACAATTTAGAGAAAAATGAAGAAAAACTATTAAATTCTTTAATAAGTGAGTAA
- the glmS gene encoding glutamine--fructose-6-phosphate transaminase (isomerizing) — protein sequence MCGIVGYIGKNEKKHTILSGLKELEYRGYDSAGLAVMKNGELDFFKAVGKLENLANKCANFTSEEFGFAIGHTRWATHGKPTEINAHPHLGQYSCVIHNGIIENYKEIKNKLESQGVSFLSQTDTEVIVQLFEFYAEKMEVFEAWKKTIEELRGAFATLLVSKKDPTRVFFAKNAAPLIVGKSKNREFYFASADTPLIGLCDEVIYLEDLSLGYASENELVIYENNQLKQNSFTKLSGDKAYAKKDGFRFFMEKEIYEQSRVMSEVLMGRINGDEVVFDELENENLSTVDEITLCACGTSYHAAMASAYLFERLAKVKAKVEIASEFRYREAIVKPNSLFIVISQSGETADTLEALKIAKEQGAKTFAICNVDNSNIVRLAHLSLLTRAGIEKGVASTKAFATQVLTLWMLAIFIAQKKKIDMSAEIKALLHTPNCVAVSTKLHEKIHRLSKRYLDGHGFFFIGRDVFYPLALEGALKLKELSYLHAEGYPAGEMKHGPIALADSKLYTIALMPKTLLYEKTKSNVEELIARDSTVLCVSPLDFDLSDDFIKTNEQDHYMCEFFEMMVITQLLAMEISIRLGNDVDMPRNLAKSVTVE from the coding sequence ATGTGCGGAATTGTAGGTTATATAGGAAAAAATGAAAAAAAACATACTATTTTAAGTGGGCTTAAAGAACTTGAATATCGCGGTTATGACAGTGCGGGTTTAGCGGTGATGAAAAATGGAGAGCTTGATTTTTTTAAAGCCGTAGGTAAGCTTGAAAATTTGGCCAATAAATGCGCAAATTTTACAAGTGAAGAATTTGGTTTTGCTATAGGGCATACACGCTGGGCGACCCATGGAAAACCTACTGAAATCAATGCTCATCCTCATTTAGGTCAGTATTCTTGTGTGATTCATAATGGTATTATAGAAAATTATAAAGAGATTAAAAATAAGCTTGAAAGTCAAGGAGTGAGTTTTCTAAGTCAAACGGATACAGAAGTTATAGTTCAACTTTTTGAATTTTATGCAGAAAAAATGGAAGTTTTTGAAGCTTGGAAAAAAACGATAGAAGAGCTTAGAGGTGCTTTTGCCACACTTTTAGTGAGTAAAAAAGATCCTACTCGTGTATTTTTTGCTAAAAATGCCGCTCCTTTAATTGTAGGAAAATCTAAAAATCGTGAATTTTATTTTGCAAGCGCTGATACACCCTTGATAGGACTTTGTGATGAGGTGATTTATCTTGAGGATTTAAGTTTAGGTTATGCTAGTGAAAATGAACTTGTTATTTATGAAAACAATCAACTAAAACAAAATTCCTTTACCAAGCTTTCAGGCGATAAAGCTTATGCAAAAAAAGATGGCTTTCGCTTTTTTATGGAAAAAGAAATTTATGAACAAAGCCGCGTAATGAGCGAGGTTTTGATGGGACGCATTAATGGCGATGAAGTGGTTTTTGATGAGCTTGAAAATGAGAATTTGAGTACAGTTGATGAAATCACGCTTTGTGCTTGTGGAACTAGTTATCATGCTGCTATGGCAAGCGCGTATTTGTTTGAGCGTTTAGCTAAGGTTAAAGCTAAGGTAGAAATTGCTAGTGAATTTCGCTACCGAGAAGCGATTGTAAAGCCTAATTCTTTATTTATCGTAATTTCTCAAAGTGGGGAAACTGCAGATACTTTAGAAGCTTTAAAAATTGCAAAAGAGCAAGGAGCTAAAACATTTGCCATCTGCAATGTGGATAATTCTAATATAGTCCGTTTGGCACATTTAAGCCTTTTAACGCGTGCAGGCATTGAAAAAGGTGTAGCTTCAACCAAGGCTTTTGCAACTCAGGTTTTAACACTTTGGATGTTGGCAATTTTTATTGCTCAAAAGAAAAAAATCGATATGAGTGCCGAAATCAAAGCTCTTTTGCACACTCCTAATTGTGTTGCAGTAAGTACTAAATTGCATGAAAAAATTCATCGTTTATCTAAGCGTTATTTAGATGGCCATGGATTTTTCTTTATAGGTAGAGATGTTTTCTATCCTTTGGCTTTAGAAGGAGCTTTAAAATTAAAAGAACTTTCTTATTTGCATGCTGAGGGTTATCCTGCAGGAGAAATGAAGCATGGACCTATAGCTTTGGCTGATTCTAAACTTTATACCATAGCTTTAATGCCTAAAACCCTGCTTTATGAAAAAACCAAATCAAATGTTGAAGAGTTGATAGCTAGAGATTCTACTGTTCTTTGTGTTTCTCCTTTGGATTTTGATTTAAGCGATGATTTTATAAAAACCAATGAGCAAGATCACTATATGTGTGAATTTTTTGAAATGATGGTAATCACTCAACTTCTAGCAATGGAAATTTCCATAAGACTTGGCAATGATGTAGATATGCCAAGAAATTTAGCAAAAAGTGTAACCGTTGAATAA
- the fumC gene encoding class II fumarate hydratase, which produces MEYRIEHDTMGEIKVPNDKYWGAQTERSFENFKIGCEKMPKVLIYAFANLKKSLALVNNKLGKLDDAKKSAIVQACDEIIAGKFDDNFPLAIWQTGSGTQSNMNMNEVIANRATEIMGGDFRKEKLVHPNDHVNMSQSSNDTFPTAMSIVAVEQVEKKLIPALDELIATFEKKVKEFEGIIKIGRTHLQDATPLTLAQEFSGYLSMLLHSKEQIIASLPTLRELAIGGTAVGTGLNAHPELSEKVSEELSKLIGTKFVSSPNKFHALTSHDAINFTHGAMKGLAANLMKIANDIRWLASGPRCGLGELNIPENEPGSSIMPGKVNPTQCEAITMVAVQVMGNDAAIGFAASQGNFELNVFKPVIIYNFLQSLDLLADSMHSFNIHCAVGIEPNREKIEYNLHNSLMLVTALNPHIGYENAAKVAKNAHKKGISLKESAMELGLVSEEDFAKFVDPAKMIGPKA; this is translated from the coding sequence ATGGAATACAGAATAGAACATGATACTATGGGCGAAATTAAAGTTCCAAATGACAAATATTGGGGTGCTCAAACAGAGAGAAGTTTTGAAAATTTCAAAATCGGTTGCGAAAAGATGCCAAAGGTGCTAATCTATGCTTTTGCAAATCTTAAAAAATCTTTGGCTTTGGTAAATAACAAACTTGGCAAGCTAGATGATGCTAAAAAAAGTGCTATAGTTCAAGCTTGCGATGAAATTATCGCAGGTAAATTTGATGATAATTTCCCACTCGCAATTTGGCAAACAGGATCAGGCACACAAAGCAATATGAATATGAATGAAGTGATTGCAAATCGTGCAACTGAAATTATGGGTGGAGATTTTCGTAAAGAAAAACTTGTACATCCAAACGATCATGTAAATATGTCTCAAAGTTCTAACGATACTTTCCCAACTGCTATGAGTATAGTTGCAGTAGAGCAAGTAGAAAAAAAACTTATTCCTGCGCTTGATGAACTTATCGCTACTTTTGAAAAAAAGGTAAAAGAATTTGAAGGAATTATCAAAATAGGACGCACACATTTACAAGATGCTACACCGCTTACTTTAGCACAAGAATTCAGTGGCTATCTTTCTATGCTTTTACACTCAAAAGAGCAAATTATCGCTTCTTTACCAACTTTAAGAGAATTGGCAATAGGCGGAACAGCAGTAGGAACAGGACTGAATGCACATCCAGAGCTTAGCGAAAAAGTGAGTGAGGAGCTTAGCAAGCTTATAGGTACAAAATTTGTTTCAAGTCCAAACAAATTCCACGCTTTAACAAGCCATGACGCTATCAATTTTACCCATGGAGCGATGAAGGGCTTGGCTGCAAATTTAATGAAAATAGCAAATGATATCAGATGGTTAGCTTCAGGCCCTAGATGCGGACTTGGTGAGCTTAATATCCCTGAAAATGAACCAGGAAGCTCCATCATGCCAGGTAAGGTTAATCCTACACAATGTGAAGCTATTACTATGGTAGCGGTTCAAGTTATGGGAAATGATGCTGCTATAGGTTTTGCTGCAAGTCAAGGAAATTTCGAGCTCAATGTATTTAAGCCTGTGATTATCTATAACTTCTTACAAAGTCTTGATTTGCTTGCTGATTCTATGCATTCATTCAATATTCATTGTGCTGTAGGTATAGAACCAAATCGTGAAAAAATAGAATACAATCTACATAATTCTTTAATGTTAGTTACTGCATTAAATCCACATATTGGATACGAAAATGCTGCTAAGGTAGCTAAAAATGCACATAAAAAAGGTATTTCTTTGAAAGAAAGTGCTATGGAGTTAGGTTTGGTTAGTGAAGAAGACTTTGCTAAATTTGTTGATCCTGCTAAAATGATAGGACCAAAAGCTTAA
- a CDS encoding AI-2E family transporter: MQTGKIFLICFTLVVLSLLLYLFKDFLLVIIIASLMAVATSNANAKFLSLTNGRKFLASMLTTACMVLLFFAPFVYAMIELAKAFKNFDINLVTQTLNYVKNYQFTLPESLSFLEPKIKEFLASIDLNSISRQILNYASSFTKSGAKFLIDMVLICIFYFFANLYGTELVIYIKSVIPIDKQELDDILSEVGNVMAVVLYSMIIIAILQGALFSIIAMFYGYDAILMGVIFAVSSLIPALGGALVYIPISLYEFASSGLGSALVIFIYSVVVISFIADTLVKPLIIKWINEKLVKTPTKINELLIFLAMIAGISTFGFWGIILGPAILTFFISTIRLYIILKDKNLI, encoded by the coding sequence ATGCAAACTGGAAAAATTTTTCTCATCTGTTTTACTTTAGTAGTTTTATCTCTTTTGCTTTATCTTTTTAAAGATTTTTTACTCGTCATTATTATCGCAAGCTTGATGGCAGTTGCTACCTCAAATGCAAACGCTAAATTCTTAAGTCTGACAAATGGACGCAAATTTTTAGCATCTATGCTAACAACTGCATGTATGGTTTTGCTTTTCTTCGCTCCCTTTGTCTACGCAATGATCGAACTAGCTAAGGCTTTCAAAAACTTTGATATCAATCTCGTCACACAAACGCTCAATTATGTTAAAAATTATCAATTTACCCTACCTGAAAGTCTTAGCTTTTTAGAACCTAAAATAAAAGAATTTCTAGCTTCTATAGACTTAAATAGTATCTCTAGGCAAATTTTAAATTATGCTTCAAGTTTTACAAAATCAGGAGCTAAATTTCTTATAGATATGGTGCTAATCTGTATATTTTATTTTTTTGCCAATCTATATGGAACAGAACTGGTAATCTATATAAAATCTGTCATTCCTATTGACAAACAAGAGCTTGATGATATTTTAAGCGAAGTGGGTAATGTTATGGCTGTGGTGCTTTATTCTATGATCATTATCGCCATACTTCAAGGAGCACTTTTTAGTATCATTGCTATGTTTTACGGATACGATGCTATCTTAATGGGTGTAATCTTTGCTGTAAGCTCTCTCATACCAGCTCTAGGTGGAGCTTTGGTATATATCCCTATAAGTCTTTATGAATTTGCTTCAAGTGGTCTTGGTTCAGCACTTGTTATTTTTATTTATTCTGTTGTTGTTATCTCTTTTATCGCTGATACTCTAGTTAAACCTTTAATCATTAAATGGATTAATGAAAAACTCGTAAAAACACCGACTAAAATCAATGAGCTTTTGATTTTCTTAGCGATGATAGCTGGAATTTCAACATTTGGTTTTTGGGGTATTATTTTAGGGCCTGCAATTTTAACTTTTTTTATTTCAACAATAAGACTTTATATAATTTTAAAAGATAAGAATTTAATTTAA